A part of Haliotis asinina isolate JCU_RB_2024 chromosome 10, JCU_Hal_asi_v2, whole genome shotgun sequence genomic DNA contains:
- the LOC137298224 gene encoding uncharacterized protein: protein MKDYCRVHFSGLSPGIRIIIGITLLHHVVLDTQAVTLSPFDGCGPGRQNILSSDELDIVLKWMPDTFKNPDDICVTQLGEGSYLCRDAYGGDYSGICRSMWCMDPSTGVCTLADANDGVQCGNKKWCLTGECRFSHQAVATPDSCPFGDSVMSNGFGMSCPDMISRDKKLCYDTSMEQMCCQSCQAVRTYLIGCRYGDRTDGCSRADCPLMTTNGLLNCCQTCSYLIPTEVPPTTSTAPSTSQGTTRPEIETSTRMPRSESRTTEMRGSGATTTTTYITSTSRTSATRYSEPTTTRPQSTVTTSSQSDTATTPAGPTGTTAGQTTTSTSGQPGTTATTAERTGTTAGQTTTSTSGQPETTTTAAVITGTSAGPSDTSQPGTGITGSQQDSPNVVAMGTGIGVGAVVLIVVIVIVVYVVRKRTLTSQPLQNMASEDDHSIGGDSFSRLTADMNVTSTTWYPSYRTFTHMD from the exons ATGAAGGATTATTGTAGAGTACATTTTAGTGGATTATCGCCCGGAATCAGGATTATCATCGGCATAACTTTACTTCATCATGTAGTACTTGATACTCAAG CCGTTACCCTGTCCCCTTTCGACGGATGTGGGCCCGGTCGACAGAATATCCTTAGCTCTGATGAGTTGGACATCGTTCTGAAATGGATGCCAGATACGTTCAAGAACCCGGACGATATATGTGTGACGCAACTCGGCGAGGGATCATATCTCTGTCGA GATGCGTACGGTGGGGACTACAGCGGCATCTGTCGGTCGATGTGGTGCATGGACCCTTCCACTGGGGTGTGCACTCTCGCCGACGCCAACGACGGTGTACAGTGTGGGAACAAAAAG TGGTGCCTCACAGGGGAATGTCGCTTTTCTCATCAAGCCGTCGCCACTCCAG attCATGTCCATTCGGCGACAGTGTAATGTCCAACGGCTTTGGAATGTCGTGTCCAGATATGATATCACGTGACAAGAAGCTGTGCTATGACACCAGTATGGAACAAATGTGTTGCCAGTCTTGTCAAGCTGTGAGGACATACTTGATAG GATGCAGATACGGTGATAGGACAGACGGGTGCAGCAGAGCTGATTGTCCACTGATGACCACAAATGGTCTGTTGAATTGCTGCCAGACATGTTCCTATCTTATCCCAACGGAAGTACCTCCAACGACTTCAACAGCTCCAAGCACCAGCCAAGGTACAACTAGACCAGAGATAGAAACTTCTACACGAATGCCCCGATCTGAATCGAGAACCACGGAGATGCGTGGATCGGGGgcaacgacaacgacaacgtACATCACTTCAACATCCCGTACATCAGCAACAAGGTACTCGGAACCAACAACTACCAGACCACAGTCTACGGTTACAACCAGCAGTCAGTCAGACACAGCAACGACCCCTGCGGGGCCTACTGGGACAACAGCTGGACAAACAACGACTTCAACCAGTGGTCAGCCAGGTACCACGGCAACTACAGCGGAGCGTACTGGGACAACAGCCGGACAAACAACTACTTCAACAAGTGGTCAGCCAGAAACTACAACAACTGCAGCGGTGATTACTGGGACATCTGCAGGACCATCTGACACTAGCCAACCAGGAACAGGAATTACTGGGTCCCAACAGGATAGTCCCAACG TTGTTGCTATGGGAACAGGCATTGGTGTTGGAGCAGTCGTCTTGATAGTTGTCATTGTGATAGTTGTCTATGTCGTAAGGAAACGAACGTTGACGTCACAACCATTGCAGAACATGGCATCTGAAGATGATCATTCCATAGGCGGG GATTCATTTAGTCGTTTGACAGCAGATATGAATGTTACCAGTACTACCTGGTACCCAAGCTATCGAACATTCACCCATATGGACTGA